One Palaemon carinicauda isolate YSFRI2023 chromosome 5, ASM3689809v2, whole genome shotgun sequence DNA window includes the following coding sequences:
- the LOC137640450 gene encoding piggyBac transposable element-derived protein 4-like has protein sequence MAVFGCRTPAEVFDKFLTNIMLAEVVIHTNDKILTLRNKYKRQNDPTFKDVTLMELRAFLGILIMTGARKDNHLTAEEMFSKSLGCPFYRSIMSERHFAFIQRALRFDSIATREERVTHDKFAPIRNFWDQVIANCIANYEPSRHLTVDEQLLGFRGRCRFRMYILNKPAKYGIKLVMA, from the exons atggctgtcttcgggtgtaggactcctgctgaagtgtttgacaaatttttgacaaatataatgcttgcagaagtggtcatccacaccaatgacaaaatcctaaccctacggaacaaatacaagcggcaaaatgaccccaccttcaaggatgtgaccctcatggagttacgtgccttccttgggatcctcatcatgacaggggcacggaaggacaatcatctgacagcggaagagatgttctctaagtctctaggatgtcccttctacaggagcaTCATGAGTGAGCGCCACTTCGCCTTTATTCAGAGGGCCCTACGTTTTGACAGCATTGCCACGAGGGAGGAGCGTGTGACACATGACAAATTTGCTCCCATAAGGAATTTTTGGGACCAGGTCATTGCCAATTGCATTGCCAACTATGAACCCAGTAGGCATCTCactgtggatgagcagctcctcggcttcaggggacggtgccgtttcaggatgtacatcctgaataaaccagcaaa gtatggcatcaagttagttatggca